The Virgibacillus siamensis sequence TAACCTCGATTAATTGCCTGCATTCCTAGCCCTATCGCCAGGTGTGTTTTACCAACACCCGGCGGTCCAAGTAGGATAATGTTGAATAGTTGTTCAATCCACAATAACTCCTTCAATTTATTAAATTGTTTTTTACTCATGGACTGTTGCTCACTTACATCAAACGAATCTAGCGTTTTCCGATAAGGAAATGTTGCCCATTTCATCCGTTTCTCGATCTGTTTTTCATCACGTCTTTGTTGTTCGTAATTAACCATTCTTATAAGCATGCTTGCATATGTTTCATCATTTGATTCAGCCTCCTGTAGGAGTACTGGTAAATGATTTGCTGTTTCCGTAAGGCGAAGGGACTTCAGTTTACTTTGTAGTGTCGTCAACTGTTTCATCGTTCATCCCCCTCCAAAACGGATACATATTCATTGATATCTCTTGTTTGTGTATTGGTTTGAACTATGGAATCACCCAAAGGGTGAATTGAACTGGGTACAATTTGGGAATGTTGTATCGTTTCCTCTGTAACTGTTACCCCTCGTTGTCGTTCAAGGTAATGAATGACATCGCTAAAATCTGTTGCACTGAATAATTGTTTCACCATACATTCTGCTAAAG is a genomic window containing:
- the istB gene encoding IS21-like element helper ATPase IstB, whose amino-acid sequence is MKQLTTLQSKLKSLRLTETANHLPVLLQEAESNDETYASMLIRMVNYEQQRRDEKQIEKRMKWATFPYRKTLDSFDVSEQQSMSKKQFNKLKELLWIEQLFNIILLGPPGVGKTHLAIGLGMQAINRGYKVIFTSMDELIHALKTEEITRKSQTRLKRIRNADLVIIDDLMFMAMDQHEANLFFHLINDLYNNASIVLTSNKAPKEWGELLGDPAITTAILDRIIHRAEIIHLNGDSYRMKHRSSIFEE